The genomic segment CTCAAGCTGATATATAATCAAGGCGATGGATCATTTAAAAAAAACAATCCTACTTGTCCGGCATGGAACAACCACTTTCAATGAAACCGACCATTTGCAGGGGCAAATCGACAATCCCCTTAACCAAAAGGGCCGTGACGAAGTCGCCCGCCTGGCCGCCAGGCTGAAGGAAACGGCCATCGATGCCATGTTTTCGTCGCCGCTGCA from the Candidatus Aminicenantes bacterium genome contains:
- a CDS encoding histidine phosphatase family protein, with product MDHLKKTILLVRHGTTTFNETDHLQGQIDNPLNQKGRDEVARLAARLKETAIDAMFSSPL